A window of the Cololabis saira isolate AMF1-May2022 chromosome 19, fColSai1.1, whole genome shotgun sequence genome harbors these coding sequences:
- the LOC133419430 gene encoding cytolytic toxin-alpha-like: MALNNMSMAALGRSFTLGMLYDARRDELIPGFTLWDLKTIREHTDEIFQHSSAFEVSASDSTESKSSLLDIDASLEASFLCGMVKVGGSAKYLNDQKKFAKQSRVTFQYKATTHFKQLVLTNMGNLNERQIGEVKQLSATHVVVGILYGANAFFVFDSEKLDSRSVQNVRGNMHAVIKKIPSFNVDGRVEISLTDQEKAMTDKFSCKFHGDFILKSNPSTFEAAVKTYVELPKLLGEKGENSVPMKVWLMPLKKLNPSVSGVKSEVSDGLVKNVHDALERLRQMETRCNDCLADEVAEMFPQFGEAFRGLQNSCSRYRSNIQKIVKEKLPSIREGAEDESSLNQLFEDQDKLPFSHEELSKWLDRKEREVNVIRSCVEIMEGIKVVSSRSELDREVLDADVNHTLCFVFTSLEGPDPHRDAPSINTDSPNQRRVDEKPWCYNDDVVTEMREKAKAFRYIAALNQDRRKLRCLVAAVENEKFPGATIYQYKDIKLATENYPETIHHSQTVDRRDLLWWTCHLTVDMDIINKYRFLSEGNKKVTHGSGQGYPDKPMRVTEPQFLCREGLTECKYWEVEFGDSLRTRLDMTKNEVRKYSPKIADSLSKFLSMSLLFSFVWKPSGFLVDNSALSIYNISGDKLSIWFQWPLIPGPV, translated from the exons atGGCTTTGAATAACATGTCAATGGCGGCTTTGGGTCGAAGCTTCACCCTTGGGATGCTTTATGATGCTCGCAGAGATGAACTGATTCCAG gtttCACACTGTGGGATCTTAAAACCATCCGGGAGCACACAGACGAGATCTTCCAGCACAGCAGTGCGTTTGAAGTTTCTGCATCCGACTCCACTGAATCCAAGTCTTCTCTGCTGGATATCGACGCCTCCCTGGAAGCTAGTTTCCTATGTGGGATGGTAAAGGTTGGAGGGTCTGCAAAGTATCTGAATGACCAGAAAAAGTTTGCCAAACAGAGCAGAGTGACATTTCAGTATAAAGCAACCACCCACTTCAAACAGCTGGTCCTGACTAATATGGGGAACCTGAATGAACGTCAGATTGGTGAAGTTAAGCAGTTGTCTGCCACACATGTTGTCGTCGGCATCCTTTATGGGGCAAATGCCTTCTTTGTCTTTGACAGTGAGAAGTTGGACTCCAGAAGTGTGCAGAACGTCCGAGGCAACATGCATGCGGTAATAAAGAAGATCCCTTCGTTTAATGTTGATGGAAGAGTTGAAATCAGTCTGACGGATCAAGAAAAAGCCATGACCGACAAGTTCTCCtgtaaatttcacggagactttaTTCTGAAAAGCAACCCTTCAACATTTGAAGCTGCAGTGAAGACCTATGTAGAGCTGCCGAAGCTGCTGggggagaagggagaaaacagcGTTCCAATGAAGGTCTGGCTGATGCCGCTGAAGAAACTGAACCCCAGCGTTTCTGGGGTGAAGAGTGAGGTCAGTGATGGACTCGTGAAGAACGTCCACGACGCCCTGGAAAGACTCAGGCAGATGGAGACGAGATGCAACGACTGTCTGGCTGACGAAGTGGCAGAGATGTTTCCTCAATTTGGAGAAGCATTCAGAGGTTTACAAAACTCGTGTAGTCGTTACAGGTCTAATATACAAAAGATTGTGAAGGAGAAGCTTCCCTCCATCCGTGAAGGTGCAGAAGATGAGAGCTCACTCAATCAGCTTTTTGAGGACCAAGACAAGTTGCCGTTCAGCCACGAAGAACTCAGCAAATGGCTGGacaggaaggagagagaagTCAACGTCATCAGGTCGTGTGTTGAGATCATGGAGGGAATAAAGGTTGTTTCCAGTCGGTCAGAGTTGGACAGAGAAGTCCTCGATGCAGATGTCAATCACACTCTGTGCTTTGTATTCACCTCTCTGGAGGGTCCTGATCCGCACCGCGATGCACCGTCCATAAACACGGACTCACCTAATCAAAGGAGAGTCGATGAAAAGCCGTGGTGCTACAACGATGATGTTGTGACCGAGATGAGAGAGAAAGCCAAAGCTTTCCGTTACATTGCTGCACTAAACCAGGACAGGAGGAAACTGCGTTGCCTTGTAGCTGCTGTTGAAAATGAGAAATTCCCCGGGGCGACCATCTACCAGTACAAAGACATCAAACTGGCCACTGAAAACTATCCAGAGACAATCCATCATTCGCAAACTGTCGATAGAAGAGATTTGCTGTGGT GGACCTGTCACCTCACTGTCGACATGGACATCATAAACAAGTACCGCTTTCTCTCCGAGGGAAACAAAAAGGTGACGCATGGAAGCGGACAGGGGTATCCTGACAAACCAATGAGGGTTACAGAGCCACAGTTCCTGTGCAGAGAGGGGTTAACCGAGTGCAAGTACTGGGAGGTGGAATTTGGTGATTCATTAAGGACCAGGCTGgacatgactaaaaatgaagtgagaaaGTATTCACCCAAGATTGCAGATTCTTTATCCAAATTCCTGTCAATGTCATTATTATTCAGTTTTGTCTGGAAACCAAGCGGTTTTCTTGTTGACAATTCCGCTTTGTCCATCTACAATATCTCTGGGGACAAACTGAGTATCTGGTTCCAATGGCCCCTGATTCCTGGACCTGTTTAA
- the atoh1c gene encoding transcription factor ATOH1 → MALRKSLFAPFSPLEQRVCGSAEIRDIHADIHADIHALLQPRPADSCGPRGPPCAVVELRLERAQRRRRLAANARERRRMLGLNVAFDRLRSVIPNLDSERKLSKSETLQMAQIYISTLSELLIREPGGPQGPPSPGTGDPGTTGAPSPAAGAPGPAAGAPSSTGAPGPAAGAPGPAAGAPSPEERTWEKPPRPRDAHGPRD, encoded by the coding sequence ATGGCGCTGCGTAAAAGCCTGTTTGCGCCTTTCTCCCCGCTGGAGCAGCGCGTCTGCGGCTCCGCGGAGATCCGTGACATCCATGCGGACATCCATGCGGACATCCATGCCCTGCTGCAGCCGCGCCCCGCGGACAGCTGCGGCCCCCGCGGGCCCCCGTGCGCCGTCGTGGAGCTGCGTCTGGAGCGGGCgcagcggcggcggcgtctGGCCGCCAACGCCCGCGAGAGGAGGAGGATGCTCGGGCTGAACGTGGCCTTCGACCGGCTGCGCAGCGTCATCCCCAACCTGGACAGCGAGAGGAAGCTGTCCAAGTCCGAGACGCTGCAGATGGCGCAGATCTACATCTCCACGCTCAGCGAGCTGCTGATAAGGGAGCCGGGTGGCCCCCAGGGGCCCCCCAGCCCTGGAACAGGGGACCCCGGCACCACAGGGGCACCCAGTCCTGCAGCAGGGGCCCCCGGTCCTGCAGCAGGGGCCCCCAGCAGCACAGGGGCCCCCGGTCCTGCAGCAGGGGCCCCCGGTCCTGCAGCAGGGGCCCCCAGCCCCGAGGAGAGGACGTGGGAGAAACCGCCGCGGCCCAGAGACGCTCACGGACCGAGAGACTGA